The following proteins are encoded in a genomic region of Hyla sarda isolate aHylSar1 chromosome 3, aHylSar1.hap1, whole genome shotgun sequence:
- the LOC130362153 gene encoding uncharacterized protein LOC130362153 yields MEASNPETMSNDQIQLLVDHSVSRSVHSAVNNAMAAMQESLVKSVAMAISQTSAHKEHQTQQAKKCSAKRRHVSHDNLLANKQRKIVTSARGLQTNADLPSTSNHEHDAEKSHPIPSTREENSNKRVTFASDTVNPSDYYEINEGDDTVLYEDENDMADNYSELSDVEDPSYVPENNEGVDIYFDSSNNFSESTILDGQGLPFFDPSQIVHPRSGEWTPNPEIEEFISYWIRKSLDSKDRNKLRAECPRPTLPLNAAQTPELDPILVRYIQKSGKNPKKGMDRNFKICQDKFLDLLGPLTKIMEITENAYNSGTMVDANTLRGWIQRAICLFGNINEAFCTERRRSILLKLDPQLTHLATTQPPSPTGGFLFGEQFIKEISKYVGLFSSLDKAQSSLKKVFPSKIFGRAGRSRGRFPGRYPQYRAQYRGPSYQTDRASFHIPPPQPQPQPFFPYRARPWRPRGQRGYTRSRPQAY; encoded by the exons ATGGAGGCTTCTAACCCTGAAACAATGTCTAATGACCAAATTCAATTATTAGTGGACCACTCTGTTTCTAGGTCCGTACATTCTGCTGTTAATAATGCTATGGCAGCTATGCAGGAATCTTTAGTCAAATCTGTTGCTATGGCTATCTCTCAAACGTCTGCACATAAAGAACATCAGACGCAGCAGGCTAAAAAATGCTCTGCAAAAAGGAGACATGTATCTCATGACAACCTCCTTGCTAATAAACAAAGGAAAATAGTTACCAGTGCCAGAGGTTTACAAACTAATGCTGATTTGCCTTCCACCAGTAACCATGAACATGATGCGGAAAAATCCCATCCCATACCCTCTACCCGGGAGGAGAACTCTAATAAACGGGTCACTTTTGCCTCAGATACTGTTAACCCCTCGGACTACTACGAGATTAATGAGGGTGATGATACTGTTTTATATGAGGATGAAAATGATATGGCAGACAATTACTCCGAATTGTCGGATGTTGAAGACCCCTCATATGTACCTGAAAATAATGAGGGTGTAGACATTTATTTTGATAGTTCTAATAATTTTTCTGAGTCCACCATCCTAGATGGTCAAGGACTTCCCTTTTTTGACCCCTCCCAAATAGTACATCCCAGATCTGGGGAGTGGACGCCTAATCCCGAAATAGAGGAATTCATATCTTATTGGATAAGAAAAAGTTTGGACAGTAAAGATAGAAATAAACTTAGAGCAGAGTGTCCAAGACCCACATTACCCTTGAATGCTGCCCAAACACCCGAACTAGATCCAATTCTAGTAAGATATATTCAAAAATCGGGTAAAAATCCCAAAAAAGGTATGGAccgaaatttcaaaatttgccaGGACAAATTTTTAGATTTATTAGGCCCCCTGACAAAAATTATGGAAATTACTGAGAATGCTTATAATTCTGGCACTATGGTGGATGCTAACACCCTTAGGGGTTGGATACAGAGGGCTATATGCCTTTTTGGTAACATTAATGAAGCTTTCTGTACTGAAAGGAGACGATCAATATTATTAAAGCTAGATCCTCAATTGACCCACTTAGCTACCACTCAACCTCCTTCCCCCACAGGAGGTTTTCTCTTTGGAGAACAGTTTATTAAAGAAATATCGAAATACGTGGGCCTTTTCTCATCACTAGACAAAGCCCAGTCATCCCtcaaaaaagttttcccctcaaAAATTTTTGGAAGGGCCGGGAGAAGTAGGGGCCGTTTTCCCGGCCGATATCCCCAATATAGAGCACAATATAGAGGCCCCTCTTACCAGACAGACAGAGCTTCCTTCCACATCCCTCCCCCTCAACCACAACCACAACCCTTCTTCCCTTACCGGGCACGTCCATGGAGACCGAGAGGACAACGAGGATACACACGTTCCAGACCCCAAG ccTACTAA